The Streptomyces kanamyceticus DNA segment GGCACTGCGTGCCGCCGCGTATCCGCACGGGGTGCCGGGGCCGCGCGCGCCGGGCTCGCCCGAGCAGGCCGTGCGCCAACTCCACGAGATCCAGGCGGAGTACGCGTCAGGGGTGGCGCTGCCCGCCACCTGGCCCGATCTCGCGGCGGCCTGCGCGCGCGGCCTCGCGGATCTCGCGGTGCTCCAGGTCCCCGCGAAGGGCCCGGACGGCGAGGAGCTGCGGGTGCCGGGCGCCGGGGTGCCCTGGTTCCTCACGCTGCTCGGCCGCGACGCCCTGCTGACCTCGCTCTTCGCGCTGCCCTATCTGCCCCGCCTGGCCGCCGCGACACTGCCCGCCCTCGCCGCCACCCAGGCGACCGAGGCCGTCGACGGCAGGGTGGCCCAGCCCGGCAAGATCGTGCACGAGGTGCGCCACGGCGAGCTCGCGCACTTCGGGCAGGTGCCGTTCGGGCGCTACTACGGCTCGGTCGACGCGACACCGCTCTTCCTCGTCCTGCTCGGCGCGTACACCGAACAGACCGGGGACCGCGCCACGGCCCACCGCCTCCAGGCGCACGCCAGGGCCGCCGTCGGCTGGATGCTCGACCACGGCGGGCTCACCTCGCGCGGCTATCTCGTCTACCGCGCGGACCAGGGCGGCCTCGCCAACCAGAACTGGAAGGACTCGCCGGGCGCGATCTGCTCCGCCGACGGCGAGCGGGCGACGGGGCCCGTCATGGCGGCGGGCGCCCAGGGGTACGCGTACGACGCCCTGCGGCGCACCGCGTGGCTCGCGCGGACCGTCTGGGACGACGCGGTGTACGCGGATCTGCTCGCGCAGACCGCCGCCGACCTGCGGGACCGCTTCCAGCGGGACTTCTGGATGCCGAAGCGGGGCTTCCCCGCACTCGCGCTCGACGGCGAGGGCCACCGCCTCGACGCGCTCGCCTCGGACGCCGGGCACCTGCTCTGGTCCGGCCTGCTCGACAAGGAGTACGGGGAGGCGGTGGGCCGCCGCCTCCTGGAGCGGGACTTCTTCTCCGGCTGGGGCGTGCGGACGCTCGCGGCGGGCCAGCCCGCGTTCCATCCGCTCTCCTACCACCGGGGCTCGGTGTGGCCGCACGACAACGCCCTGATCGCGCTGGGCCTCGCGCGCTACGGCCTGCACGACGAGGCACGCGCGGTGGCCCGCGGCCTGGTCGACGCCGCGACCACGGGCGGCGGCCGCCTCCCGGAGGTCCTCGCGGGGTACGACAAGGGGGCGTATCCGGTGCCGGTGCCGTACCCGCACTCGTGCGTGCTCGAATCGCGGTCGGCGGCGGCGCCGTTGGCTCTGCTGACGGCGGTGGGCGGGGCGTGACACGCCCCGCGCCGCCCTGCTCAGTCGTCGATCCCCGACCTCTCCACCCCCGCCACGATCCACCGCTGGAAGAACAGGAACACCACGAGCAGCGGCATGATCGACACCGCGGCGGCGACGAACAGCACGTGCAGGCGGATGACCTGGGAGGTGTTCAGGGTGGCCAGCGCCACCTGGACCGTCCAGGCCTGCCGGTCCTGGCCGATGACCAGGGGCCACAGGAAGGAGTTCCAGGCGCCGATGAAGACGATGGTGCCGACGGCCGCGAAGACCGGGCGGGAGTTGGGTACGACCACCCGCCAGTACGTGCGCCAGTAGCCGAGGCCGTCCACGCGCGCGGCGTCCTCCAACTCCCTGGGGAAGCCCAGGAAGTACTGGCGGAAGATGAAGCACGCGAAGGCGGAGAAGAGGGTGGGGACGATCAGGCCGCGCAGCGTCGAGACCCAGCCGAGCGAGGAGACCAGCACGAAGCTCGGGACGAACGTGACGGCCGCGGGGACCATCATCGTGCCGAGGATCGCGTAGAAGACCTGGTCCGCGTAGCGGTAGGGGATGCGGGCCAGGCCGTAGCCCGCGAGGGAGGCCAGGACGAGCGTGCCCAGCGTCGTCGCGACCGCGATCAGCGAGGAGTTGAACAGGGAGCGCGCCATCGGCACCGTCGGGTCGTCGAAGAGCTCCGACAGGTTCGACCAGTGCAGGGTGGTGGGGAAGAACGTCCAGTCGGGGGACGTGATGTCCTCCTCGGACGCGAGTCCGTTGCGTACGAGGAGGTAGAAGGGGATCAGGAAGAGCAGTGCGAGGGCGATGAGCAGGACGACGCGCAGCGCGCGGCCCACCCGGACCAGGGCGTCGTCCGTGGGCCTCTTCACCGGTGCGGTCATGGTTCTCAGTCCTCCTTCCTGCCGAGGCCGAACCAGCGGGCCTGGCCGACCGTCACCACCGCGATGATCAGGGCGAGGAGCACCGCGCCCGCGCTGCCGAGGCCGAGGTTCTGCTCGCGGCCAAGGGCCGTGTAGTAGAGGTAGACCAGCGGTGGGCGGGCGTAGGGCGGGTAGCCGCTGGAGTTGGAGAGCAGGTTGTAGAACTCGTCGAAGGCCTGGAAGGCGTTGATGACCAGGAGCAGCGCCACGGCGATCGAGGTCGCGCGCAGCTGCGGGAGCGTGATGTGGCGCAGGACCTGCCAGCCGGGCCGCGCTCCGTCCACCGCCGCCGCCTCGTAGAGGGTGGGCGAGATCCGCTGCAGGCCCGCCAGGAAGAGGATCATGTAGAAGCCCGCCTGGAGCCAGAGTCGTACGGTGACGATGACCAGCCAGTACCAGGGCGGGTCCGTGGTCGAGAGCCAGGCGGTCTGGTCGGCGCCGAACCAGCCGAGGACGGTGTTGGCGAGCCCGAACCGCACCCCGTTGAAGATCGACAGCTTCCAGATGAGCGCCGCCACGACGTAACTGCACGCCGCCGGGAGGAAGAAGACGGAGCGCAGGAACGCCTGGCCGCGGCGCGTCCGGTTCACCATCAGCGCGAGCGCGAGCGACAGCACGAAGGTCGTCGGGACGATGAACGCGGAGAAGACCGCGAAGGTGACCAGGCTGTCGGTGAACGCGTCGTTCCGCAGCATCGACGTGTAGTTGTCGAAGCCGATGAAGTCGGTCGGCGAGACCGTGTTGTGCGCGTCGAAGAAGCTGAGGTAGACGCTCCAGGCGAGTGGTACGTAGGTGAAGACGATCAGGCCGAGCGCGAAGGGGCCGACGAAGACCCAGAACCACAGCGTGCGGTTCTGGGTGCCCAACACCCGCCTCACGGCTTCTTCTTGACGCGGTCGAGCTCCGCCCGCACCTTGCGCACCACCGACTTCAGCTCGCTCTCCGGGTTCGCGCCGGACTTGATGATCCGGCTCAGCGCGTCCTGGTAGGCGGTGCGGCTCGCGGGCGTCCACAGCAGGGGCTCCGCGTAGCCGTACTCGGTGGAGTAGCGCACGGCGTCCGCCGCGGGGCCCTCCTTCAGCTTGTCGGCCTTCTTCGCGAGGGAGAGCCTGGCCGGGATGTGGAAGCCGTAGGAGAGCGCGAAGTCCTCCTGGTAATCCGTGCGGTCGATCCACAGCCACTTCACGAAGTCCTTCGCCTCCTTCCGGTGTCCGCCGCGGGCGCTCACCGCGGCCGCGTACGAACCGACGGGCAGCGACGGCTTGCCGTCCGCGCCGTCCGCGGGGAGCGCGAGCACGCCGAAGTCGTCGCCGAGCGCCTTCTTCACGGCGGGCAGCGCCCACAGGCCGCACCACTGCATGGCGGTCAGACCCTGTGTGAATGCCGACGGGTCCGACCAGTCGGACGGCGCGCCGAGCAGCAGCGACTTGTCGGCGTACAGCTGGCGCAGCTTGCCGAGCGTCCGCGCGGCCGCCGGGTCGTCGAAGCCGACCTCGCCGTCCTCGGTGACGGAGGACAGGCCCGCCGCGTACAGCGGGGTGATGGCGAGCGCGCCCGCGCCGCCGTCGTTGCCGAGGAAGAGGCCCTTCACCTTCTTCGTGGTGAGCGCCTTCGCCGCGTCGACCAGCTCGTCCAGGCTCTTCGGCGGCTTGACGCCCGCGTCGGCGAGCAGGCTCTTGCGGTAGTAGAGCAGGTGCATGTCGACGACCTGCGGGATCGCCCAGATCTTGCCGTCGTACGTCTTGGGGGCGAGGATCACCGGGTTGAAGTCGTCCTTGACCCCCTCGAAGAGGCCGGTGAGATCGACGACCTGGCCCCGCTGGATCTGGTCGAGGGTGGGGCCGTTGACCTCGAAGACGTCGGGGCCCGAATCGGTGAGCAGGGCGGCGGCGGTCTGCTCGTCGTAGTTGCCCGGGCGCCACTGCACGCCGACGTCCGCCTTCTTGTACGCGGCGGCGTACCGCTTGACGGCCTGCTCGGCGCCCGGCTCGCCGTACTGGTGGTACCACTGCGAGAGTTTCGGGCCGCTGCCGCCCGAACTCCCGCCGTCGCGTCCGGTGTTGGATCCGCACGCGGTGAGCTGTCCGAGCGCGGCGCCCGTCCCGAGCAGTGTCCTGCGGCTGATGGTCATGCTGGTCGTCCCCCTGCGTGATGTCGGTGTCTCGGTACGTGTCCGGCCCAACGATCAACCATGGACGGGGATTACGACAGGGGTGTTGCGGCCGGGTGTCGCTGTCGGCGGTCCGGCGGCCCGGCGCGCCGTCAGCGCCACGTCAAGGTGCGGGCCGTGAACGTATGCGGCACGTCAAGGTGCGGGCCGTGCGTGTATGCGCCACGTCAACGCCGGTGACGGCGCCCCGCGGCCGTCCTACGGTGCCGCACATGGGACACAACAGGACCACACGGCGCGCCGCCCACCTGGGCCGGGCGCGGGGGCGGGCACGGGACGACGTCGTGCACGACGCGTACGGCGAACACGACGCGTACGGCGATGTGCTCGATGCGGGGCGGGAGGTCATCGCCGACCGGCGCTGGGCCTCCGACGTGCGGGACGCCCGCTTCTGCGCGCTGGTCCTCTTCTGCCTGGTCCTCCTCGTCGACTGGGCCAACGGCACGCTCGGCGCCGTCAGGCTCGTCCTGTGGTTCGGCCTCTCCGCGCTGCTCTACCTGGTGCTGCACCCCGTGCGCGTGACGGCGGGGCCCGGCTGGCTCGCCGTGCGCGGTCTCGGGCGCCGCAGGCACGTCTGCACCGGGCTGCTCACCGCCGTGCGGCACAGCGAGGGCGTCGCCGCGCGCCTGGTCCTGTGCGACTCCCTCGGCAACCGCGTCGAGATCGACCCGCAGGTGCTCGTCGACAACCCGCTGCTCCTGCACCGCCTGGACACCGGCGCCCGCGCCGCGCGCGACGCCGGGCTGCTCAGGACCGGCTGCGTCGAGCTGCGGCGCCTCACGGCCCGCGTCGACGGGGCCGCCGCGCGGGCCGTCTTCGAGGCGTCCGACCTGCGCTGACGGGGACCTTCGGCCCTGGGAGGTGCCGGGCGCGGGGCGGACCGTTGAGACATGGACATCTCGATGGGCATCTCGACGGACGTCTCCTCCCGCGCCGACCTCGACGTAGTGCTCCGCCGCTTCTACACGGCCGCCTTCGCCGACCCGCTGATCGGCCCGTTCTTCACCGAGATCGCCGGGACCGACCTCGACGTCCATCTGCCGCGCATCACCGACTTCTGGGAGCGCGCGCTGTTCCGCACCGCCGACTACCGCCGCAACGCCTTCGCCCCGCACGCCGCGCTGTACTCCGTGCGCCCGCTCACCGCCGAGCACTTCGGGCGCTGGGTGCAGCTGTGGCACGCCACGGTCGACGGGCTGCACCGGGGCCCGAACGCGGACCGCGCGAAGGCGCAGGGGGAGCGGATCGCGCTCGCCGTGCTGCGCAGGCTCGGCGGCAAGGACGTGTCCACGGCGGGCGAAGGCCCCGGCTTCGTCCCGCTCGCGGCGGTGGAGCTGCGGGCGGCGGCGTAGGGCGTCTCGTACGTCAGGTCTTGAGCGTCTCGTACGTCAGGTCTTGAGCGTCTCGTACGTCAGGTCTTGAGCGTCTCGTACGTCACGCCCGTCAGATCCTCCGAGGCGGCCCAGAGCCGTTCGCCCGCCACGTCGTTCAGCGTCCACTTCGCCCGCCAGGACCTGGTGGGCGCCCCGCGGACGCCCCAGGCGGGCCCGGTGAACCAGTCCGGCTTGACCCGCGGCTCCGTGGCCGCGTACAGCGTGGGCAGCGCGCCCGTCTCCGCGGCCTGCCCGATGATCCGGTTGCCGAGCTCCATGAATCGCTCTGCGGTCCTGCGGCCCTCCATCCTGGGGCCCGTGGCCTGCAGATTGGTCGAGGCGTAGCCGGGGTGGGCGGCGGCCGCGACGACCTCGGAGCCGACGGCGGCCAGGCGGCGTGCCAGCTCGTGGATGAAGAGGAGGTTGGCCGTCTTGGAGCGGCCGTAGGCGATCCAGCGGCGGTAGTGGCGCTCGCTGTTGAGGTCGCCGATGTCGATGTTGCCCAGCGCGTGGGCGCCGCTGGACACGCTGATGACCCGGGCGCCCGGGGTCCCCAGGAGGCGGGGCAGGAGCAGCCCGGTGAGCGCGAAGTGTCCGAGGTGGTTGACGCCGAACTGCGTCTCGAAGCCGTCCGCCGTGCGGCGGTAGGGCAGCGCCATCACGCCCGCGTTGTTGACGAGCAGGTCGAGGCGGCCGTCGTCGTACGCCTCGGCGAACTGCCGCACGGACGCCAGGTCCGCGAGGTCGAGCCGCCCGAACTCGACGTCGGCGTCCGGCACCTCGGCCCGCAGCTCGTCCACCGCGCGCAGACCGCGCTCCGCGCTGCGGCAGGCGAGGACCACGTGGGCGCCGCGACGGGCGAGCTCGCGTGCCGTGACGTACCCGATGCCGCTGTTGGCGCCGGTGACCACGGCCCGGCGGCCGCTCTGGTCGGGGATGTCGCGCGCGGTCCAGGCGGGCATGGCAGGGCTCCCTCTGCAGCGGATGTACCGGAGTCTCGCCGCAGGGTAAGGCAGGGCGGGGCCGAGAGGGAGCCCGGCCCCGGGACCGAGGCGTACGGGCGGGTACTGGCGAGTACGGGCGAGTACGGGCCGGGTCCCGAGGGGTCAGGCCGCCGCGCCGCCGTCGATCAGCAGGTCGGCGCCGACCACGGAGCCCGATTCGTCCGACGCCAGGTACAGCACGGCCGCGGCGACCTCCTCGGTCGTCGAGACGCGGCCCAGCGGGTTGCTCTCCTTGACGCGGGCCGCGCGGTCGGCCTCGGTCTCGCCGGGGCGGAACGACATGGTGGTGTCCGAGGAGCCGGGGCTGACAGTGTTGATCCGGACGCCGTCGCGGATGTGCTCGGCGGCGGCGGCGCGGCTCAGCGCGGAGACGGCGGCCTTGGTGGCCCCGTAGGCCGCGGTGCCGGGGGTGCTGGTGTGGGCGCCCAGGGTCGAGCCGATGTTGACGATCGCGCCGCCGGTGGCCTGCGTCCGCATCTGCCGCACCTCGGCCTGTAGCGCGAGCAGGACGCCGGTGACGTTGATGTCGAGCATCGTCCGCCAGTCGTCCTCGGGCAGTTCGGTGACCGGCTGCCCGGCGCGCAGGACGCCCGCGTTGTTGACGGCGACGTCCAGCGAGCCGAAGTGCTCGACGGTGGCCTCGACGAGGGCCGCGAGGTCGGCGGAGCGCGAGACGTCGGCCGTGCGGGCCAGGGCGGTGCCGCCCGCGTCCTCGATGAGCCCGACGGTCTCCTTCAGGGGGCCCTCGGAGCGCCCCGCGACGACGACGGAGGCACCCTCGGCGGCGAACGCGAGCGCCATGGCCCGGCCGAGGCCGGAGCCGCCGCCGGTGACGAGGACGGTGCGGCCGGTGAAGCGGGTGCGGGTTGCTGCAGTCATGATGAACTCTTTTCTTGACCGATCGATCTAGTATTAGGGCATGAAAAAGCGTCGTAAGAGGGTGTCTGGAGAGGGGGTGGCTCAGTCCAGGAGGGTCAGTGCCTGCTCCACCGCGTCCCGCACCCGCGCCGGATCCGTGGACGCCTTGCCGACCACGCGCAGCCCCTGCATCAGGACGAGGAGCATCCGCGCCAGCGTCAGCGGGTCGCGGTCCCGCGGCAGCTCGCCCTGCGCCTGGGCGCGGACGAGCGCGGAGTGCAGCAGGGTCTCGATCCGCTCCCAGCTGCGCTCGACGGTGCGGGCGGCCGCCTCGTCGTGCGGGGCCAGCTCGGCCGCCGTGTTGGTGATGAAACACCCGGTCAGGCGGCATTCGTCGGCCGCCGCCTCGGCGCCGAAGCGGCGCACCGCCGCGCGTACGGCAGGTAGTGCGGGCCCGGGTGCCGACAGCTCGGCGAGGAGGATCGGGTTCTGGTTCTCGCCGTAGCGGTCCAGTGCCTTCAGGTACAGGTCGTGCTTGTTGCCGAAGGTCGCGTAGATGCTGGCGCGGCCGATGCCGAGCTCCTCGACGAGGTCGGCCATCGAGGTCGCCTCGTAGCCGCGCCGCCAGAACAGCTCTAGGGCCGACTGGAGCGCGGCGTCCGGATCGAATTCCTTGGTCCTTGCCACGAGGAGGACGCTACGCCGTTCTAGAACGATCGGTCAAGCAATCTGCGTCGGGTAGACGGCGACCGTCACCTCGTCGTCGTCCAGGCACCGCCCCGACTCCAGGTCGAAGCGCTGCTTCAGGAGCGGCGACGCGACGAACGGGCGCCCGCGCTCGGAGCCGACCAGGCCCCGCGAGAGTACCGCCGCGCCTGTGAAGGGGTCCCGGTTGTCGATGGCGTACGCGCGGCCGTCCCTGTCCAGGAAGAGCGCGGCCTGTCGGCCGTCGGGCAGTAGTGCGGCGACGCCCCGGCCGGGGATGAGCCGGTCCAGGTCGCAGGCCGTGAACCAGTCCTGGTCCAGGCGGAGTTGAACCTTCAGGGCGGTGGTCTCGGGCGCGAGGGTCACGGGGCGACACTTCCTTCCAGGGGGCGGGTGCCGAGGGCCAGCAGGGGCAGGTCCGGCTTGATCTGGCGGCGCTCGGGCACGAACCGGACCGTCGGGTCGGGGGTGCCCGGCGCGTTCACGAAGGACACGAAGCGCGCGAGCCGTTCGGGGTCGTCGAGGGTGTCGGCCCACTCGTCGCGGTAGTGCGTGACGTGGTCGGCCATCAGGGCCTCCAGTTCGGCGCCGATGCCGAGCGAGTCGTGCACGACGACGTCGCGCACGTGGTCGAGGCCGCCGTCGATCCGCTCCAGCCAGGCCGAGGTGCGCTCCAGGCGGTCCGCGGTGCGGATGTAGAACATCAGGAAGCGGTCGATCAGGCGCACGAGCCCCGCGTCGTCCAGGTCCTGGGCGAGCAGGTCGGCGTGGCGCGGGGTGGCGCCGCCGTTGCCGCCCACGTACAGGTTCCAGCCGCTCGCCGTGGCGATCACGCCGAAGTCCTTGGACTGGGCCTCCGCGCACTCGCGGGCGCACCCGGAGACGGCCGACTTCAGCTTGTGGGGCGCCCTGAGGCCCCGGTAGCGCAGCTCCAGGTCGATCGCCATGCGGACGCTGTCCTGCACGCCGTACCGGCACCAGGTCTGCCCGACGCAGGACTTCACCGTGCGCAGCGCCTTGCCGTACGCGTGCCCGGACTCGAAGCCCGCGTCGACCAACCGCGTCCAGATCACGGGCAGTTGCTCGACGCGCGCGCCGAACAGGTCGATGCGCTGACCGCCGGTGATCTTCGTGTAGAGCCCGAAGTCCCGGGCCACCTCGCCGATGACGATGAGCTTGTCGGGGGTGATCTCGCCGCCGGGGATGCGGGGCACCACCGAGTAGGAGCCGTTCTTCTGGAGGTTGGCGAGGAAGTGGTCGTTGGTGTCCTGCAAGGCGGCCTGCTCGCCGTCGAGGACGTGCCCGCCCGCGCCGATCGTCGGGGCCAGCGAGGCGATGATCGAGCCGATCGCGGGCTTGCACACCTCGCAGCCCTCGCCGCCGCGCGCCGCGTCGCGGCCGTGCGCGTCGAGCAGCGCGCGGTAGGAGGTGATCCGCAGCGCCCGCACGATCTCGTACAGCTCCTGGCGGGTCTGCCCGAAGCAGCCGCACAGGCCGCTGTCGCCGCTCTTCGGCAGCAGCTGCCCGATCACCTTCAGGCAACTGCCGCATCCCGTACCGGCCTTGGTGCACTTCTTCACCTCGGGCAGCGAGGAGCAGGCGCGGATGGCGTCCTTGGTGACGTTGTGGCAGTTGCAGATCACGGCGGAGCCCGGCAGCGCCTCCGGGCCGAGCGCGGCGGCGGCGCCCGCGCCCGCGGGCAGCACCAACTGCTCGGCGGGCAGCGGGGGTACGGTCCCGGTCAGCGGGCGCAGCAGGCCGTACGCGTCCGCGTCACCCACCAGGATGCCGCCGAGCAGCTCGCCGCCCGCGCCCATCACCAGCTTCTTGTACGTGCCCGAGCGCGAGTCGGCGTAGACGACGTCGAGGCAGCCCTCCGCCGCGCCGTGCGCGTCGCCGAAGGACGCCACGTCCACGCCGAGCAGCTTCAGCTTGGTGGACAGGTCGGCGCCGGTGAAGCCCGCGCACTCCGTGTCGGCGATGGCGGCGGCCGCCGTCTCCGCCATCTCGTAGCCGGGCGCGACCAGGCCGTAGACGCGGCCGTCCGAGGCCTGCGCGCACTCGCCGATCGCGTACACGGCGGGGTCGCTGGTGCGGCACCGCTCGTCGACGGTGATGCCGCCGCGCTCACCGACCGACAGGCCGTGGTCGCGGGCGAGCTGGTCGCGCGGCCGCACCCCGGCGGAGAACACGACCAGATCCGTGGCGAGTTCGCTCCCGTCGGACAGCTTCATGCCGCGCACGGCGCCGTCATCGCCCGTCACGATCTCCTGCGTACCGGTGCCGGTGTGCACGGTCAGGCCCATGCCGGTGAGGGTCCGAAGCAGCGCGGCGCCGCCGCCCTCGTCGACCTGGACCGGCATCAGCCGGGGCGCGAACTCCACGACGTGCGTGGCGAGTCCGAGCCCGCGCAGGGCGCCAGCCGCCTCCAGGCCGAGCAGCCCGCCGCCGACCACCGCGCCGGTCGTCGCCCGCGCCTTCGCGTACTCCTCGATGGCCAGCAGGTCCTCGATGGTGCGGTAGACGAAGCAGCCCGTCGCGTCCTTGCCCGGCACGGGCGGCACGAAGGGGTAGGAGCCGGTGGCCAGGACGAGCGTGTCGTAGGCGAACACGCGGCCCGAGCGCGCGGTCACCGTCCGCGCGTCCCTGTCGAACCGCTCGGCGGCGTCGCCGACGTGCAGCTCGATGCCGTGCCGCTCGATGAACTCCCGGTCGGTGAGGGAGAGTTCGTCGGGCGTGCGGCCCGCGAAGTACGAGGTGAGCTGGACGCGGTCGTAGGCGGGACGCGGTTCCTCGCACAGGACCACGATCCGGTGCGTGGCGGTGAGACCGCGCTCGGCGGCCGCCTCCAGGAAGCGCTGGCCGACCATGCCGTGGCCGATGAGCACGATCGTGGGGCGGCGGTCCGGGGAGTTCTGGGAGTCCCAGGAATTCCGGGAGCTCGGCATGTCTGTGGGGATCGGCATGTCAGCGGCCTCCGTCGTGGGTGAGCAGATGGAGCAGGGGAGTGTCGTCGTCGGGCAGCGGCTCCTCGGCCTCCCAGGCGCGGGCCAGCGCGCCGACCGCGTCAAGATCGCCGAGGAGTACGCCGCCGACGAGGCGGTCACCGCGGACCACGACCTTGCGGTACGTGCCGCGGGTGGCGTCGGTGAGCTGGACGACGTCGTCCTCGGGGCGCGGCTCCAGTTCCCCGAAGACGGCGAGGTCCAGGGGGCCTGGGCCCGCGAGGGTGAGGCGGGTGAGGGTGCGGGTGCCGGAGTAGGGGCGGGGGCGGGGGTGCCTCCCTGCCGTCGACAGGAGGTCGTCGGCCAGGGCGTCGGCCTGTTCCACGGCGGGCGTCGCCAGGCCGTAGACGCGGCCCGCGTGCTCCGCGCAGTCGCCGATCGCGCGGATGTGCGGGTCCGAGGTTCGCAGCAGGTCGTCGACGACGATCCCCTTGTGTACGTCGAGTCCGGCGGCCCGCGCCAGACCGGTGCGGGGGCGGGCGCCGCAGGCCAGGACGGTGACGTCGGTGCCGAGTACGTACCCGTCGGCGAGTTCGACCCGGCGGACGGCGCCGTCGACCACGCCGACGGCGCGCACCCGGCACTCCGTGTGCACCTCGACGCCGAGGCCTGTCAGGTGTGCGTGCACCAACTGGGACGACGGTGGGTCGAGTTGCCGCTCCATGAGGCGTTCGGCCTGCTGGAGGAGGACGACCTGGGCGCCTCTGCGGGCCAGCGCGCGGGCGGCCGAGACACCGAGCAACCCGCCGCCGATGACGGCGACGCGGACGCCCGGACCCGCTTCGGCGGACAGCGCGAGGCAGTCGTCCAGGGTGCGGAAGGCGTGTACGCCACGGGGGAGTTCGGTGGTGTCAGGCGCGAACAGGCCGCGCAGCGGGGGCAGGACGGGGTTGGCGCCCGTCGCGAGCACGAGCGTGCCGTACGGGACGACGGCGCCGTCCGCGCAGTGCACCCGCCGCTCCGCGCGGTCGACGCGGACGGCGCGGGTGCGGAGCGTGGTGCCGCGCGGGGTCGGCAGGGCGATGACGTCCGGGGCGTACCGGCCCGCGAGGACCTCCGCCAGCAGGACACGGTTGTACGGGGCGTGGTCCTCCTCGCCGATCAGTACGGTGTCGTCGCCGAGCCGCTGCGCTACGCGGATGCCGGCCGGGCCCGTGCCGATCACCACTGGCGTGGATGTCATGTCCCGCAGCCTGCGGGGTGGGTGTTACCCGGCCGGGGCCGGGTTGTTTCCCTCGGGGA contains these protein-coding regions:
- a CDS encoding amylo-alpha-1,6-glucosidase, yielding MSDRHRLLVRGRTFAAVGAGGDISGVGAVRGTAAGPDGLFVRDARHLSRWQLTVEGAVPEVLAPVETSAAAAADAARCVLVPRGGRQEPPAYTLFREQAVADGVFTEALRVRSNRPVPTRVGLALTVDADFTDQFELRADHRTYTKPGVVRSRLPLEGGEGVEFTYRRGEWCSRTTVTAEPAPDGIEETGTGARRLVWTLELDAHGSAEVALRAAAYPHGVPGPRAPGSPEQAVRQLHEIQAEYASGVALPATWPDLAAACARGLADLAVLQVPAKGPDGEELRVPGAGVPWFLTLLGRDALLTSLFALPYLPRLAAATLPALAATQATEAVDGRVAQPGKIVHEVRHGELAHFGQVPFGRYYGSVDATPLFLVLLGAYTEQTGDRATAHRLQAHARAAVGWMLDHGGLTSRGYLVYRADQGGLANQNWKDSPGAICSADGERATGPVMAAGAQGYAYDALRRTAWLARTVWDDAVYADLLAQTAADLRDRFQRDFWMPKRGFPALALDGEGHRLDALASDAGHLLWSGLLDKEYGEAVGRRLLERDFFSGWGVRTLAAGQPAFHPLSYHRGSVWPHDNALIALGLARYGLHDEARAVARGLVDAATTGGGRLPEVLAGYDKGAYPVPVPYPHSCVLESRSAAAPLALLTAVGGA
- a CDS encoding carbohydrate ABC transporter permease, producing the protein MTAPVKRPTDDALVRVGRALRVVLLIALALLFLIPFYLLVRNGLASEEDITSPDWTFFPTTLHWSNLSELFDDPTVPMARSLFNSSLIAVATTLGTLVLASLAGYGLARIPYRYADQVFYAILGTMMVPAAVTFVPSFVLVSSLGWVSTLRGLIVPTLFSAFACFIFRQYFLGFPRELEDAARVDGLGYWRTYWRVVVPNSRPVFAAVGTIVFIGAWNSFLWPLVIGQDRQAWTVQVALATLNTSQVIRLHVLFVAAAVSIMPLLVVFLFFQRWIVAGVERSGIDD
- a CDS encoding carbohydrate ABC transporter permease, producing MRRVLGTQNRTLWFWVFVGPFALGLIVFTYVPLAWSVYLSFFDAHNTVSPTDFIGFDNYTSMLRNDAFTDSLVTFAVFSAFIVPTTFVLSLALALMVNRTRRGQAFLRSVFFLPAACSYVVAALIWKLSIFNGVRFGLANTVLGWFGADQTAWLSTTDPPWYWLVIVTVRLWLQAGFYMILFLAGLQRISPTLYEAAAVDGARPGWQVLRHITLPQLRATSIAVALLLVINAFQAFDEFYNLLSNSSGYPPYARPPLVYLYYTALGREQNLGLGSAGAVLLALIIAVVTVGQARWFGLGRKED
- a CDS encoding ABC transporter substrate-binding protein; this translates as MTISRRTLLGTGAALGQLTACGSNTGRDGGSSGGSGPKLSQWYHQYGEPGAEQAVKRYAAAYKKADVGVQWRPGNYDEQTAAALLTDSGPDVFEVNGPTLDQIQRGQVVDLTGLFEGVKDDFNPVILAPKTYDGKIWAIPQVVDMHLLYYRKSLLADAGVKPPKSLDELVDAAKALTTKKVKGLFLGNDGGAGALAITPLYAAGLSSVTEDGEVGFDDPAAARTLGKLRQLYADKSLLLGAPSDWSDPSAFTQGLTAMQWCGLWALPAVKKALGDDFGVLALPADGADGKPSLPVGSYAAAVSARGGHRKEAKDFVKWLWIDRTDYQEDFALSYGFHIPARLSLAKKADKLKEGPAADAVRYSTEYGYAEPLLWTPASRTAYQDALSRIIKSGANPESELKSVVRKVRAELDRVKKKP
- a CDS encoding group III truncated hemoglobin, whose amino-acid sequence is MDISMGISTDVSSRADLDVVLRRFYTAAFADPLIGPFFTEIAGTDLDVHLPRITDFWERALFRTADYRRNAFAPHAALYSVRPLTAEHFGRWVQLWHATVDGLHRGPNADRAKAQGERIALAVLRRLGGKDVSTAGEGPGFVPLAAVELRAAA
- a CDS encoding oxidoreductase, with the translated sequence MPAWTARDIPDQSGRRAVVTGANSGIGYVTARELARRGAHVVLACRSAERGLRAVDELRAEVPDADVEFGRLDLADLASVRQFAEAYDDGRLDLLVNNAGVMALPYRRTADGFETQFGVNHLGHFALTGLLLPRLLGTPGARVISVSSGAHALGNIDIGDLNSERHYRRWIAYGRSKTANLLFIHELARRLAAVGSEVVAAAAHPGYASTNLQATGPRMEGRRTAERFMELGNRIIGQAAETGALPTLYAATEPRVKPDWFTGPAWGVRGAPTRSWRAKWTLNDVAGERLWAASEDLTGVTYETLKT
- a CDS encoding SDR family NAD(P)-dependent oxidoreductase, giving the protein MTAATRTRFTGRTVLVTGGGSGLGRAMALAFAAEGASVVVAGRSEGPLKETVGLIEDAGGTALARTADVSRSADLAALVEATVEHFGSLDVAVNNAGVLRAGQPVTELPEDDWRTMLDINVTGVLLALQAEVRQMRTQATGGAIVNIGSTLGAHTSTPGTAAYGATKAAVSALSRAAAAEHIRDGVRINTVSPGSSDTTMSFRPGETEADRAARVKESNPLGRVSTTEEVAAAVLYLASDESGSVVGADLLIDGGAAA
- a CDS encoding TetR/AcrR family transcriptional regulator; translated protein: MARTKEFDPDAALQSALELFWRRGYEATSMADLVEELGIGRASIYATFGNKHDLYLKALDRYGENQNPILLAELSAPGPALPAVRAAVRRFGAEAAADECRLTGCFITNTAAELAPHDEAAARTVERSWERIETLLHSALVRAQAQGELPRDRDPLTLARMLLVLMQGLRVVGKASTDPARVRDAVEQALTLLD
- the nirD gene encoding nitrite reductase small subunit NirD → MTLAPETTALKVQLRLDQDWFTACDLDRLIPGRGVAALLPDGRQAALFLDRDGRAYAIDNRDPFTGAAVLSRGLVGSERGRPFVASPLLKQRFDLESGRCLDDDEVTVAVYPTQIA